One genomic region from Microcystis panniformis FACHB-1757 encodes:
- a CDS encoding ABC transporter ATP-binding protein, with protein MYSVSDDSKTMTNTSRQTVLETLNLQKTYRTGFWLNKKIESLKNCTLIVHEGETFGLLGPNGAGKTTLLKTLLGIVRPTSGRALILGQPIGDRSVRQRIGYLPENAYYYDYLTGWEFLQLIAGIFQIPSSVQKKRIPELLDLVGLDRKTAQKKQLRQYSKGMMQRIGIAQALINDPELVFLDEPMSGLDPIGRYQVREIIQSLKQRGKTIFFNSHILSDVEQICDRIALLARGELLCVGSLDQILGRADVYQVIVQGGREEQLQQWILGLHWRDNFWHGQLQGEPAAFLAALPSMDARLISLNLARASLEEFFIDQLRQRGITSSQ; from the coding sequence ATGTATTCTGTCTCAGATGACTCCAAAACAATGACGAATACCAGCCGTCAAACTGTGCTAGAGACGTTAAACTTACAAAAAACTTATCGGACGGGATTCTGGTTAAATAAAAAAATCGAATCCTTGAAAAACTGTACTTTAATTGTCCATGAGGGCGAAACCTTTGGATTATTAGGCCCGAACGGGGCCGGCAAAACCACGCTCTTAAAAACCCTTTTGGGGATTGTCCGACCCACTTCCGGACGGGCCTTGATTCTCGGTCAACCAATTGGCGATCGCTCGGTCAGGCAACGCATCGGCTATCTTCCTGAAAATGCCTACTACTACGACTATCTCACCGGCTGGGAATTCCTACAATTAATCGCCGGCATTTTTCAAATTCCCTCTTCTGTGCAGAAAAAACGCATTCCTGAATTATTGGATTTAGTGGGATTAGACCGCAAAACTGCCCAGAAAAAACAATTGCGTCAATATTCTAAGGGAATGATGCAACGGATCGGTATAGCTCAAGCATTAATCAATGATCCGGAATTAGTCTTTCTCGATGAACCGATGTCGGGACTGGACCCTATCGGTCGCTATCAAGTGCGGGAAATTATTCAATCCCTCAAACAACGGGGGAAAACCATCTTTTTTAACTCTCATATTCTCTCCGATGTGGAACAAATTTGCGATCGCATTGCCCTGTTGGCCCGGGGAGAATTACTCTGTGTCGGTTCCCTCGATCAAATTCTCGGTCGTGCTGATGTCTATCAGGTGATTGTTCAAGGGGGTAGAGAAGAGCAACTACAGCAATGGATACTCGGTTTACATTGGCGCGATAATTTTTGGCACGGACAATTACAGGGAGAACCCGCTGCTTTTCTGGCTGCCCTGCCTAGTATGGATGCTCGCTTGATTAGTCTTAATTTAGCTCGTGCTTCCCTCGAAGAATTTTTTATCGACCAATTACGTCAGCGCGGTATTACCTCTAGTCAATAG
- the dacB gene encoding D-alanyl-D-alanine carboxypeptidase/D-alanyl-D-alanine endopeptidase: MKQILNSLNSLTVASVATIALAYPSIAQVNLSVYPAPSSSNESIELYVPPPENNNTNNNTCTQLIGANIDKIIGQAPNQWGILIESIDRQTVIYSHNADRYFIPASNTKLFTTAAALQAMNPETTIQKKSLRDWVNITNQRSNNFYADTLFRFIGGSKSVTAILAQLGINPSGFRLADGSGLSRRNTATPRSIVEILRVMYYSPNRDTFYASLPVAGISGTLRNRMRQTAATGTVYAKTGTLTGVRALSGYLENPNQEPMLFSIIVNNQRVSGQALVKAIDTIVLQMTQSRSCQAQ, translated from the coding sequence ATGAAACAAATCCTCAATAGCCTCAATTCGCTGACAGTGGCCAGTGTAGCCACTATCGCCTTGGCTTACCCTAGCATCGCTCAAGTTAATCTGTCTGTTTATCCCGCTCCTTCCTCGTCGAACGAATCCATAGAATTATACGTTCCCCCGCCAGAAAACAATAACACCAATAATAATACCTGTACTCAATTGATTGGGGCAAATATCGATAAAATTATCGGTCAAGCTCCCAATCAGTGGGGTATATTAATCGAATCTATTGATCGCCAAACGGTTATTTATAGTCATAACGCCGATCGCTATTTTATCCCTGCTTCTAATACAAAGTTATTTACCACGGCTGCCGCTTTACAAGCGATGAACCCGGAAACGACAATTCAAAAAAAATCCCTGCGCGATTGGGTGAATATCACTAATCAGAGAAGTAATAATTTCTACGCTGACACTCTTTTTCGCTTTATCGGCGGTTCTAAAAGTGTTACTGCCATCTTGGCACAATTGGGCATCAATCCCAGTGGTTTTCGTTTAGCCGATGGTTCAGGATTATCCCGCCGTAATACCGCTACTCCCCGCTCGATCGTGGAAATTTTGCGGGTGATGTATTATTCTCCTAATCGAGACACTTTCTATGCTTCCTTACCGGTAGCGGGAATTAGTGGCACCCTGAGAAACCGAATGCGTCAGACGGCTGCTACTGGCACAGTTTACGCTAAAACTGGCACTCTTACCGGTGTGCGGGCCCTATCGGGTTATCTAGAAAACCCCAACCAAGAACCGATGTTATTTAGCATTATCGTTAATAATCAACGGGTTTCCGGACAGGCTCTGGTGAAAGCGATCGATACTATTGTTCTACAGATGACCCAATCTCGTTCCTGTCAAGCTCAGTAG